A region of Massilia sp. WG5 DNA encodes the following proteins:
- the pstC gene encoding phosphate ABC transporter permease subunit PstC codes for MRTQRIQDFFFHKITLLFAGSVLVVLLGIIVSLAVGAAPAFREFGAHFIARNEWDPVNDQFGALIAITGTLATSLIALLVAVPISFGIALFLTEICPAWLRRPMGTAVELLAGVPSIIYGMWGLFVFAPMFGDHIQPLLKKTLGVLPLIGPLFQGPTMGLGILTAGLILAVMIIPFIASVMRDVFEIVPAVLKESAYGLGCTKWEVVRKIVLPYTRTGVVGGVMLGLGRALGETMAVTFVIGNANELSWSLFAAGNSISSTLANEFAEASSPLHVSSLFALGLILFAITFVVLSAAKLMLLGMSRKEGVK; via the coding sequence ATGCGCACCCAGCGCATCCAGGATTTTTTCTTCCATAAGATCACGCTGCTGTTCGCTGGCTCCGTGCTGGTGGTGCTGCTCGGGATCATCGTTTCGCTGGCGGTCGGCGCGGCGCCCGCGTTCCGCGAGTTCGGCGCCCACTTCATCGCGCGCAACGAGTGGGATCCCGTCAACGACCAGTTCGGCGCCCTGATCGCCATCACCGGCACCCTGGCGACCTCGCTGATCGCGCTGCTGGTGGCGGTGCCGATCAGCTTCGGCATCGCCCTGTTCCTGACCGAGATCTGCCCGGCCTGGCTGCGCCGCCCGATGGGCACCGCGGTCGAGCTGCTGGCCGGCGTCCCCTCCATCATCTACGGCATGTGGGGCCTGTTCGTGTTCGCGCCGATGTTCGGCGACCACATCCAGCCGCTGCTGAAGAAGACCCTCGGCGTACTGCCCCTGATCGGCCCGCTGTTCCAGGGGCCGACCATGGGTCTCGGCATCCTGACCGCCGGCCTGATCCTGGCCGTGATGATCATCCCCTTCATCGCTTCCGTGATGCGCGACGTGTTCGAGATCGTCCCCGCGGTGCTGAAGGAATCGGCGTACGGCCTCGGCTGCACCAAGTGGGAAGTGGTGCGCAAGATCGTGCTGCCTTACACCCGTACCGGCGTGGTCGGCGGCGTGATGCTGGGCCTGGGCCGCGCGCTCGGCGAGACCATGGCCGTCACCTTCGTCATCGGCAATGCGAACGAGCTTTCGTGGTCGCTGTTCGCCGCCGGTAACTCGATCTCGTCGACGCTGGCCAACGAATTCGCCGAGGCCAGCTCGCCGCTGCACGTGTCCTCGCTGTTCGCGCTGGGCCTGATCCTGTTCGCGATCACCTTCGTGGTGCTGTCGGCCGCCAAACTGATGCTGCTGGGGATGTCCCGCAAAGAAGGAGTGAAGTAA
- the pstA gene encoding phosphate ABC transporter permease PstA produces the protein MEGAMNPVYRRRLLGHRVGIALSVLAMAIGLGFLAWILFTLLVHGFGALSHTLFSLDTPAPGSEGGIRNAIVGSLLMVGLSTAVSTPIGILAGIYLAEYGQNNKFAAVTRFVTDIMLSAPSIVIGLFVYALLVPRMGHFSGYAGTLALSLIAIPVVVRTTDNMLHLVPNSLLEAAFALGAPRWKVATTVRLRAVKAGVVTGVLLAVARISGETAPLLFTALNNQFFTADMNQPMANLPVVIYRFAMSPYEDWQSIAWGAALLVTFSVLLLNILSRTLFRQKSPQ, from the coding sequence ATGGAAGGCGCTATGAATCCTGTCTACCGCCGCCGCCTGCTCGGCCACCGCGTCGGCATCGCGCTGTCGGTGCTGGCCATGGCCATCGGCCTGGGCTTCCTGGCCTGGATCCTGTTCACCCTGCTGGTGCACGGCTTCGGCGCGCTCTCGCACACCCTGTTCTCGCTGGACACGCCGGCGCCGGGCAGTGAAGGCGGCATCCGCAACGCCATCGTCGGCAGCCTGCTGATGGTGGGCCTGTCGACCGCGGTCTCGACGCCGATCGGCATCCTGGCCGGCATCTACCTGGCCGAGTACGGCCAGAACAACAAGTTCGCCGCCGTCACGCGCTTCGTCACCGACATCATGCTGTCGGCGCCCTCGATCGTGATCGGCCTGTTCGTGTACGCGCTGCTGGTGCCGCGCATGGGCCACTTCTCGGGCTATGCCGGCACGCTGGCGCTGTCGCTGATCGCGATTCCGGTGGTGGTGCGCACCACCGACAACATGCTGCACCTGGTTCCGAACAGCCTGCTCGAGGCGGCTTTCGCCCTCGGCGCGCCGCGCTGGAAGGTGGCGACCACGGTGCGCCTGCGCGCGGTGAAGGCCGGCGTCGTGACCGGCGTGCTGCTGGCCGTGGCCCGCATCTCGGGCGAGACCGCGCCGCTGCTGTTCACGGCCCTGAACAACCAGTTCTTCACGGCCGACATGAACCAGCCGATGGCCAACCTGCCGGTGGTGATCTACCGCTTCGCCATGAGCCCCTACGAAGACTGGCAGTCGATCGCCTGGGGCGCGGCCCTGCTGGTGACCTTCAGCGTGCTGCTCCTGAATATCCTGTCGCGGACCCTGTTCCGCCAAAAGAGCCCGCAATAA
- the pstB gene encoding phosphate ABC transporter ATP-binding protein PstB: MTQAAVNAPLNKPKTKTIEISGLDFYYGKTQSLKNVSLDIHDKQVTAFIGPSGCGKSTLLRTLNRMYDLYPGQRAEGSILYRGRNILEPGVDVNMLRAKVGMVFQKPTPFPMSVYDNIAFGVRLYENLSKGEMDERVEWALKKAALWLEVKDKLNKSGLSLSGGQQQRLCIARGVAVKPDVLLLDEPTSALDPISTAKIEELISELKGDYTIAIVTHNMQQAARCSDYTAYMYLGELVEFGETDQLFMNPTRKETQDYITGRFG, from the coding sequence ATGACCCAAGCCGCCGTGAACGCACCCCTGAACAAGCCGAAGACCAAGACCATCGAGATCTCCGGCCTGGACTTCTACTATGGGAAGACCCAGAGCCTGAAGAACGTCAGCCTCGACATCCACGACAAGCAGGTCACGGCCTTCATCGGCCCCTCGGGCTGCGGCAAGTCGACCCTGCTGCGCACCTTGAACCGCATGTACGATCTGTACCCGGGCCAGCGCGCCGAAGGCTCGATCCTCTACCGCGGCCGCAACATCCTGGAGCCGGGCGTGGACGTGAACATGCTGCGCGCCAAGGTCGGCATGGTGTTCCAGAAGCCGACCCCGTTCCCGATGTCGGTCTACGACAACATCGCCTTCGGGGTGCGCCTGTACGAGAACCTGTCGAAGGGCGAGATGGACGAGCGGGTCGAATGGGCGCTGAAGAAGGCGGCCCTGTGGCTCGAGGTCAAGGACAAGCTGAACAAGAGCGGCCTGTCGCTGTCGGGCGGCCAGCAGCAGCGCCTGTGCATCGCGCGCGGCGTCGCGGTCAAGCCGGACGTGCTGCTGCTCGACGAGCCGACTTCGGCGCTGGATCCGATCTCGACCGCCAAGATCGAGGAACTGATCAGCGAACTGAAGGGCGACTACACGATCGCCATCGTGACCCACAACATGCAGCAGGCCGCGCGCTGCTCGGACTACACGGCCTACATGTACCTGGGCGAGCTGGTCGAGTTCGGCGAGACGGACCAGCTGTTCATGAATCCGACCCGCAAAGAAACGCAAGACTACATCACCGGCCGCTTCGGCTGA
- the phoU gene encoding phosphate signaling complex protein PhoU gives MVGEHSSKQYDQELEAIRSKVLLMGGMVETQFDESLEAFRVGNAEQADKVMADDQAVNQLEVQLDDACSHLIVRRQPAANDLRTVMATIKVITDLERIGDEASKIARTARSMHERGLIGFNHYDIVRTISRNTADMLHDSLDAFARLDGKQALQIIARDDEIDFEFRTILRNMITFMMEDPRTISSALDTLWVAKAIERIGDHAKNIAEYVIYVAEGRDIRHSKAALAGHAEG, from the coding sequence ATGGTAGGCGAGCATTCTTCCAAGCAGTACGACCAGGAACTGGAAGCCATCCGTTCCAAGGTGCTGCTCATGGGCGGCATGGTGGAAACCCAGTTCGACGAGTCGCTCGAGGCTTTCCGGGTCGGTAACGCCGAGCAGGCCGACAAGGTCATGGCCGACGACCAGGCCGTCAACCAGCTCGAAGTCCAGCTGGACGATGCCTGCAGCCACCTGATCGTGCGCCGCCAGCCGGCCGCGAACGACCTGCGCACCGTGATGGCGACCATCAAGGTGATCACCGACCTCGAACGCATCGGCGACGAGGCCAGCAAGATCGCGCGCACCGCCAGGAGCATGCACGAGCGCGGGCTGATCGGCTTCAACCACTACGACATCGTGCGCACGATCTCGCGCAACACCGCCGACATGCTGCATGACTCGCTCGACGCCTTCGCCCGGCTGGACGGCAAGCAGGCCTTGCAGATCATCGCCCGCGACGACGAGATCGATTTCGAGTTCCGCACCATCCTGCGCAACATGATCACCTTCATGATGGAAGATCCGCGCACCATCTCCTCGGCCCTCGACACGCTGTGGGTGGCCAAGGCGATCGAACGCATCGGCGACCACGCCAAGAACATCGCGGAATACGTGATCTACGTGGCCGAGGGGCGCGATATCCGCCACTCGAAGGCGGCCCTGGCCGGCCACGCGGAAGGCTGA
- a CDS encoding response regulator — translation MASNTSVLIVEDEPAIVELVSYSLRETGWEIRTAANVAAAWDSIVQGRPDLLLLDWMLPDQSGLRLLSRLRGDRDFQEIPVIMLTAKSMEEDKIAGLNTGADDYITKPFSPRELVARAKALLRRKSPHLAEAPLSAGPVTLDPGSCTVSLDGRQLEMGNAEYRLLKFLMAHRERVFSRSQLLDKVWGDASAVEERTVDVHVLRLRKALKEAEKLIKTVRSVGYMLTEKEM, via the coding sequence ATGGCGTCCAACACGAGTGTCCTGATCGTCGAAGACGAGCCGGCGATCGTCGAGCTGGTGAGCTATTCGCTGCGCGAGACCGGCTGGGAGATCCGTACGGCCGCCAACGTGGCCGCGGCCTGGGATTCGATCGTGCAGGGGCGTCCCGACCTGCTGCTGCTGGACTGGATGCTGCCCGACCAGAGCGGCCTGCGGCTGCTGTCGCGCCTGCGCGGCGACCGCGACTTCCAGGAGATCCCGGTGATCATGCTGACCGCGAAGAGCATGGAAGAGGACAAGATCGCCGGCCTCAACACGGGCGCCGACGACTACATCACCAAGCCCTTCTCGCCGCGCGAGCTGGTGGCGCGCGCCAAGGCCCTGTTGCGGCGCAAGAGCCCGCACCTGGCCGAGGCGCCGCTGTCCGCCGGGCCGGTGACCCTGGACCCGGGCAGCTGTACCGTTAGCCTGGACGGCCGCCAGCTCGAGATGGGAAATGCGGAATACCGCCTGCTGAAGTTCCTGATGGCGCACCGCGAGCGCGTGTTCTCGCGCAGCCAGCTGCTGGACAAGGTCTGGGGCGACGCCTCGGCCGTCGAGGAACGCACCGTCGACGTCCACGTGCTGCGGCTGCGCAAGGCGCTGAAGGAAGCCGAAAAACTGATCAAGACCGTGCGCAGCGTCGGCTACATGCTGACCGAGAAAGAGATGTGA
- the phoR gene encoding phosphate regulon sensor histidine kinase PhoR, with protein sequence MHPHLLFWVPALLRLGLVFAAAGVAWWLFGLVAGLALALAITLALLVVQLAYLHQLGEWLDHPHSSRLPDGWGSWTDVFARLYRLRRDDERHQDELAEWLARFRQAMHLLPEGVAIMDDVLFLEWCNPAAERHLGLTLEKDKGRRVTNLIRHPDFIDYIILGRYEQPLTLAFRGRKLVVQVIPFENRRQILVTHDATETERIEAMRRDFIANASHELRTPLTVIVGFLEIAMADPGLDERTRTAHLKLMTEQAQRMQRLIADMLTLSRLESDEYPLKRERVDIKNLVEQVALEARALSGGRHTIDFTVDGPDVMGSLDELRSAFGNLATNAVRYTPEGGSIKLAWERGANDLRFSVADTGIGIDEQHLSRLTERFYRVDKSRSRETQGTGLGLAIVKHVLLRHGGKLTIASQAGKGSVFTASLPNTSLPG encoded by the coding sequence GTGCATCCGCATTTGCTGTTCTGGGTACCGGCGCTGCTGCGCCTGGGTCTCGTGTTCGCGGCCGCCGGCGTCGCCTGGTGGCTGTTCGGCCTGGTGGCCGGCCTGGCGCTGGCGCTGGCGATCACGCTGGCCCTGCTGGTGGTCCAGCTGGCCTACCTGCACCAGCTCGGCGAATGGCTGGACCATCCGCACAGCAGCCGGCTTCCGGACGGCTGGGGCTCCTGGACCGACGTGTTCGCCCGCCTGTACCGCCTGCGCCGCGACGACGAGCGCCACCAGGACGAGCTGGCGGAATGGCTGGCACGGTTCCGCCAGGCGATGCATTTGCTGCCGGAAGGCGTGGCGATCATGGACGACGTGCTGTTCCTCGAATGGTGCAATCCGGCCGCCGAGCGCCACCTGGGCCTGACCCTGGAGAAGGACAAGGGCCGGCGCGTGACGAACCTGATCCGCCATCCGGACTTCATCGACTACATCATCCTCGGCCGCTACGAGCAGCCGCTGACGCTCGCCTTCCGCGGCCGCAAGCTGGTGGTGCAGGTGATCCCCTTCGAGAACCGCCGGCAGATCCTGGTGACCCATGACGCCACCGAGACCGAACGCATCGAGGCGATGCGCCGCGACTTCATCGCCAACGCCTCGCACGAGCTGCGCACGCCGCTGACGGTGATCGTCGGCTTCCTCGAGATCGCGATGGCCGACCCCGGGCTGGACGAGCGTACCCGCACCGCCCACCTGAAGCTGATGACGGAACAGGCGCAGCGCATGCAGCGCCTGATCGCCGACATGCTGACCCTGTCGCGCCTGGAGTCGGACGAGTATCCGCTCAAGCGCGAGCGGGTCGACATCAAGAACCTGGTGGAGCAGGTGGCGCTGGAGGCGCGCGCGCTGTCCGGCGGCCGCCACACGATCGACTTCACGGTCGACGGCCCGGACGTGATGGGCAGCCTCGACGAACTGCGCAGCGCCTTCGGCAACCTGGCCACCAATGCGGTGCGGTATACGCCGGAAGGCGGCAGCATCAAGCTGGCCTGGGAGCGCGGTGCGAACGACCTGCGCTTCTCGGTCGCGGACACCGGCATCGGCATCGACGAGCAGCACCTTTCGCGCCTGACCGAACGCTTCTACCGCGTCGACAAGAGCCGCTCGCGCGAGACCCAGGGCACCGGCCTGGGCCTGGCGATCGTCAAGCACGTGCTGCTGCGGCATGGCGGCAAGCTCACCATCGCTTCGCAGGCGGGGAAGGGGAGTGTGTTTACGGCTTCGCTGCCGAATACCTCCTTGCCGGGCTAG
- a CDS encoding patatin-like phospholipase family protein: protein MLSRRSILFATAAAALLAGCGSTPTQPAASVAAAPAPQPTPRKLRIGLALGGGAARGFAHIGVIKALEAQGIVPDIVVGTSAGSVVGAMYAYGYNGFTLQKMALEMDEASISDWALPFFSKSPGVLKGEALQAYVNKAVHNQPIEKLKIPFGAVATDLKTGQPILFRRGNTGMAVRASSAVPSVFQPVSIAGHTYVDGGLVAPVPVRFAREMGAEFIIAVNISSATEAQATASSLDVLMQTFTIMGQRLNQHELKDADVVITPALGAMGSADFNGRNLAVLAGEQAAASVMSQLKARLKAKALSPAP, encoded by the coding sequence ATGTTGTCCCGACGTTCCATCTTGTTCGCCACGGCCGCTGCCGCGCTGCTCGCCGGCTGCGGCAGCACGCCCACCCAGCCCGCCGCCTCCGTCGCCGCCGCCCCCGCCCCGCAGCCCACGCCCCGCAAGCTCAGGATCGGCCTGGCCCTCGGCGGCGGCGCCGCGCGCGGCTTTGCCCACATCGGCGTGATCAAGGCCCTCGAAGCCCAGGGCATCGTGCCCGACATCGTGGTCGGCACCAGCGCCGGCTCGGTGGTCGGCGCGATGTACGCTTACGGCTACAACGGTTTCACGCTGCAGAAGATGGCCCTGGAGATGGACGAGGCCTCGATTTCCGACTGGGCCCTGCCTTTCTTCAGCAAGTCCCCGGGCGTGCTGAAGGGCGAGGCCCTGCAGGCGTATGTAAACAAGGCCGTCCACAACCAGCCCATCGAAAAACTGAAGATCCCCTTCGGCGCGGTCGCGACCGACCTGAAGACCGGCCAGCCGATCCTGTTCAGGCGCGGCAATACCGGCATGGCGGTGCGCGCCTCGTCGGCGGTGCCGAGCGTATTCCAGCCGGTGAGCATCGCCGGCCACACCTACGTCGATGGCGGCCTGGTGGCGCCGGTGCCGGTGCGCTTCGCCAGGGAGATGGGCGCCGAATTCATCATCGCCGTGAATATTTCGAGCGCGACCGAGGCCCAGGCCACGGCCAGCTCGCTTGACGTGCTGATGCAGACCTTTACCATCATGGGCCAGCGCCTGAACCAGCACGAACTGAAGGACGCCGACGTCGTCATCACCCCGGCCCTCGGGGCAATGGGCAGCGCCGACTTCAATGGCCGCAACCTGGCGGTGCTGGCCGGCGAACAGGCCGCAGCGTCGGTCATGTCGCAGCTGAAGGCCAGGCTCAAGGCCAAGGCTTTGAGCCCGGCTCCCTGA
- a CDS encoding heme-binding protein — protein MQTKPFLTLEDAKKMAAAAEAEAVANKWNVVITIVDDGGHLLWLQRMDGAAPISSQIAAQKAKTAALGRRESKVYEDMINNGRVSFLSAPELQGMLEGGVPVVVDGHTIGAVGVSGVKSTEDAQIAKAGIAALSA, from the coding sequence ATGCAAACCAAGCCTTTTCTGACCCTCGAAGACGCCAAGAAGATGGCCGCCGCCGCGGAAGCGGAAGCCGTCGCCAACAAGTGGAACGTCGTGATCACCATCGTCGATGACGGCGGCCACCTGCTGTGGCTGCAGCGCATGGATGGCGCGGCCCCGATCTCCTCGCAGATCGCCGCGCAGAAAGCCAAGACCGCCGCGCTGGGCCGCCGCGAATCGAAAGTCTATGAAGACATGATCAACAACGGCCGCGTGTCCTTCCTGAGCGCACCGGAACTGCAGGGCATGCTGGAAGGCGGCGTGCCGGTCGTGGTCGATGGCCACACCATCGGCGCGGTGGGCGTCTCGGGCGTGAAGTCGACCGAAGATGCGCAGATCGCCAAGGCCGGCATCGCCGCGCTGAGCGCTTAA
- the carA gene encoding glutamine-hydrolyzing carbamoyl-phosphate synthase small subunit: protein MVGLTWRGYGNLLGELPLPPFFSGPAVPAILALADGTIFKGYSIGAIGHTTGEVVFNTAITGYQEILTDPSYSRQIVTLTYPHIGNQGVNPADVEASKVHAAGLIIRDLPLLASNFRSTQSLSDYLKQENVVAIAGIDTRKLTRILREKGAQNGAILTAQQGVEPSEAQALELARSFPGLNGMDLAKVVSVKEPYVFTETEWKLGEGFGKQDNPQFHVVAFDYGVKRNILRMLAERGCKVTVLPAQATAAEALALNPDGIFLANGPGDPAACDYAIEATKQVIDSGIPTFGICLGHQIMALASGAKTLKMKFGHHGANHPVQDLDSKKVLITSQNHGFAVDQETLPANCRVTHVSLFDGSLQGFERTDKPAFCFQGHPEASPGPTDVSYLFDRFISLMQQAKAKTQEKK, encoded by the coding sequence ATGGTCGGTCTGACGTGGCGCGGCTACGGCAACCTTCTTGGAGAGTTGCCCTTGCCGCCATTTTTTTCTGGCCCAGCCGTTCCAGCCATCCTGGCCCTCGCAGACGGAACCATTTTCAAAGGATATTCAATCGGAGCCATCGGTCACACGACCGGTGAAGTGGTGTTCAACACCGCGATCACGGGCTACCAGGAGATCCTTACCGACCCCAGCTATTCGCGTCAGATCGTTACCCTGACGTATCCGCACATCGGCAACCAGGGCGTGAACCCGGCCGACGTGGAGGCCTCGAAGGTGCATGCTGCCGGCCTCATCATTCGCGACCTGCCGCTGCTGGCATCGAACTTCCGCTCGACCCAATCGCTGTCGGACTACCTGAAGCAGGAAAACGTGGTTGCCATCGCCGGCATCGACACGCGCAAGCTGACCCGCATCCTGCGCGAGAAGGGCGCCCAGAACGGCGCCATCCTGACCGCCCAGCAGGGCGTGGAGCCGTCGGAAGCGCAGGCGCTCGAACTGGCGCGCTCCTTCCCGGGCCTGAACGGCATGGACCTGGCCAAGGTCGTGTCGGTGAAAGAGCCCTACGTCTTCACCGAGACCGAATGGAAGCTGGGCGAAGGCTTCGGCAAGCAGGACAACCCGCAATTCCACGTGGTCGCCTTCGACTACGGCGTCAAGCGCAACATCCTGCGCATGCTGGCCGAGCGCGGCTGCAAGGTGACCGTGCTGCCGGCCCAGGCCACCGCCGCCGAGGCGCTGGCCCTGAACCCGGACGGCATCTTCCTGGCCAACGGCCCCGGCGACCCGGCCGCCTGCGACTACGCGATCGAAGCGACCAAACAGGTGATCGATTCGGGCATCCCGACCTTCGGCATCTGCCTCGGCCACCAGATCATGGCCCTGGCCTCGGGCGCCAAGACGCTCAAGATGAAGTTCGGCCACCACGGCGCCAACCACCCGGTGCAGGACCTGGATTCGAAGAAGGTCCTGATCACCTCGCAGAACCACGGTTTCGCGGTGGACCAGGAGACCCTGCCGGCCAACTGCCGCGTGACCCACGTCTCGCTGTTCGACGGCTCGCTGCAGGGCTTCGAACGCACGGACAAGCCGGCATTCTGCTTCCAGGGCCACCCGGAAGCCTCGCCCGGCCCGACCGACGTCTCGTATCTGTTCGACCGTTTCATCAGCCTCATGCAACAAGCCAAAGCCAAGACTCAGGAGAAGAAATAA